From the Burkholderia glumae LMG 2196 = ATCC 33617 genome, one window contains:
- the lptM gene encoding LPS translocon maturation chaperone LptM encodes MRVVFQMSAIVAALALAGCGQRGALYLPTVPPLPPKPIEMTQPPAADDAASAPAAASAADPAPDDAAGASLTLSPSLASPGAASDATPNR; translated from the coding sequence ATGCGAGTCGTTTTCCAGATGAGCGCGATTGTAGCGGCTTTGGCGCTTGCCGGCTGCGGTCAACGCGGTGCGCTCTATCTGCCCACCGTGCCGCCGTTGCCTCCCAAACCGATCGAAATGACGCAACCGCCAGCCGCCGACGACGCGGCGTCGGCCCCCGCTGCCGCCTCCGCCGCCGATCCGGCACCGGACGACGCGGCCGGCGCGTCACTGACGCTTTCGCCGTCGCTCGCCTCGCCGGGCGCGGCCTCCGACGCCACCCCCAATCGATGA
- the cyaY gene encoding iron donor protein CyaY: MSDTEYLTRAEAVLAAVERCVDEANEGDLDIDLGRNGSVVTLTFENGTKIIVNLQPPMKEVWIAAKSGGYHFRYVDGAWRDTRSGNEFFAALTQYATEQAGEPVRFSA, from the coding sequence ATGAGCGACACTGAATACCTGACCCGCGCCGAGGCCGTGCTGGCCGCCGTCGAGCGCTGCGTGGACGAGGCCAACGAGGGCGACCTCGACATCGATCTGGGCCGCAACGGCAGCGTCGTCACGCTGACCTTCGAGAACGGCACCAAGATCATCGTGAACCTGCAGCCGCCGATGAAGGAGGTGTGGATCGCGGCGAAGTCGGGCGGCTATCACTTCCGCTATGTCGACGGCGCGTGGCGCGACACGCGCTCGGGCAACGAGTTCTTCGCGGCGCTGACGCAGTACGCGACCGAGCAGGCCGGCGAGCCGGTGAGGTTCAGCGCCTGA
- a CDS encoding penicillin-binding protein 1A — protein sequence MPMHPTTPPPPPPASEPPPPQPPAVEPPPPPPPPPRKRPLWLKLLLGFVGLCVALALCAGLVLGYALVVAWPNMPSLDALTDYRPKVPLRIYTADHVLIGEFGEERRDVVHIQDVPDSLKKAILAIEDARFYEHGGVDLMGIARAGMVALTNGHATQGASTITMQVARNFFLSSEKTYTRKIYEMLLSYRIERALTKDQILEVYMNQIYLGQRAYGFASAARVYFGKDLKDLTLAEAAMLAGLPKAPSAYNPVVNPKRAKVRQQYILERMLELNFITRAQYDEAVAQPLVVKSATREYSVHAEYIAEMVRQMMYAQYKDETYTRGFNVVTTVDSADQTLAYQALRRGLMDYERRHGYRGPEAFIELPAEPAQREQAIADALLDHPDNGELIAAVVTDANPKQVRIAFADGSGTTLEGPGLRFAAASLAANAQPNRRIRPGAIVRVMKNDGGDWAITQLPQIEGAFVSIVPQDGAIRSLVGGFDFNKNKFNHVTQAWRQPGSSFKPFIYSASLDKGLGPATIINDAPLFFSAAETGGQPWEPKNYGGGFDGPEPMRTALMRSRNLVSIRILNYIGTKYAQQYITRFGFDAERHPAYLPMALGAGLVTPLQMAGAYSVFANGGYRVNPYLIAEVTDSSGNVVARAQPLVAGQSAPRAIDARNAYVMNSLLQSVAQRGTGAKTNVLKRTDLGGKTGTTNDSRDAWFAGFQHTLAAIAWIGYDNPRSLGDRETGGGLALPVWIDYMGPSLKNVPEYKMPMPDGVTTIGDELFFSEFTPGHGFVSTIGVQAASPDDASIPHVDAQEKQDIMNLFQGGN from the coding sequence ATGCCTATGCACCCCACGACTCCCCCGCCCCCGCCGCCGGCCTCGGAACCGCCTCCGCCCCAGCCGCCGGCTGTCGAACCGCCGCCTCCCCCGCCGCCGCCGCCGCGCAAGCGGCCGCTATGGCTGAAGCTGCTGCTCGGCTTCGTCGGCCTGTGCGTGGCGCTCGCGCTGTGCGCGGGGCTGGTGCTCGGCTACGCGCTGGTGGTGGCCTGGCCGAACATGCCCTCGCTCGACGCGCTCACCGACTACCGGCCGAAGGTGCCGCTGCGCATCTACACGGCCGATCACGTGCTAATCGGCGAGTTCGGCGAGGAGCGCCGCGACGTCGTCCATATCCAGGACGTGCCGGATTCGCTGAAGAAGGCGATCCTCGCGATCGAGGACGCGCGCTTCTACGAGCACGGCGGCGTCGACCTGATGGGCATCGCGCGCGCCGGCATGGTGGCGCTGACCAACGGCCACGCCACGCAGGGCGCGAGCACGATCACGATGCAGGTCGCGCGCAACTTCTTCCTGTCGAGCGAGAAGACCTACACGCGCAAGATCTACGAGATGCTGCTGTCGTACCGGATCGAGCGCGCGCTGACGAAGGATCAGATTCTCGAGGTCTACATGAATCAGATCTATCTCGGCCAGCGTGCCTACGGCTTCGCGAGCGCGGCGCGCGTCTACTTCGGCAAGGACCTCAAGGACCTCACGCTGGCCGAGGCGGCAATGCTCGCGGGGCTGCCGAAGGCGCCGTCGGCCTACAATCCGGTGGTCAACCCGAAGCGCGCCAAGGTGCGCCAGCAGTACATCCTCGAGCGCATGCTCGAGCTGAACTTCATCACGCGCGCGCAATACGACGAGGCGGTCGCGCAGCCGCTGGTGGTCAAGAGCGCGACGCGCGAATACAGCGTCCACGCCGAGTACATCGCCGAGATGGTGCGGCAGATGATGTACGCGCAATACAAGGACGAAACCTACACGCGTGGCTTCAACGTCGTGACGACGGTCGACTCGGCGGACCAGACGCTCGCCTACCAGGCGCTGCGCCGCGGCCTGATGGACTACGAGCGCCGCCACGGCTATCGCGGCCCGGAGGCGTTCATCGAGCTGCCGGCCGAGCCCGCCCAGCGCGAGCAGGCGATCGCCGACGCGCTGCTCGACCACCCCGACAACGGCGAGCTGATCGCGGCGGTGGTCACCGACGCGAATCCGAAGCAGGTGCGCATCGCCTTCGCCGACGGCAGCGGCACGACGCTCGAAGGCCCGGGCCTGCGCTTCGCCGCGGCCTCGCTGGCCGCCAACGCGCAGCCGAACCGGCGCATCCGGCCCGGCGCGATCGTGCGCGTGATGAAGAACGACGGCGGCGACTGGGCAATCACGCAACTGCCGCAGATCGAGGGCGCGTTCGTCTCGATCGTGCCGCAGGACGGCGCGATCCGCTCGCTGGTGGGCGGCTTCGACTTCAACAAGAACAAGTTCAACCACGTCACGCAGGCGTGGCGCCAGCCCGGTTCGAGCTTCAAGCCGTTCATCTACTCGGCCTCGCTCGACAAGGGCCTGGGGCCGGCCACCATCATCAACGACGCGCCGCTGTTCTTCAGCGCGGCCGAGACGGGTGGCCAGCCGTGGGAGCCGAAGAACTACGGCGGCGGCTTCGACGGGCCTGAGCCGATGCGCACGGCGCTGATGCGCTCGCGCAACCTGGTCTCGATCCGGATCCTCAATTACATCGGCACCAAGTATGCGCAGCAGTACATCACGCGCTTCGGCTTCGACGCCGAGCGCCATCCGGCCTACCTGCCGATGGCGCTCGGCGCGGGGCTCGTCACGCCGCTGCAGATGGCGGGCGCCTACTCGGTGTTCGCCAACGGCGGCTATCGCGTGAACCCGTACCTGATCGCCGAGGTGACCGATTCGAGCGGCAACGTGGTGGCGCGCGCACAGCCGCTGGTGGCCGGGCAGAGCGCACCGCGCGCGATCGACGCGCGCAACGCCTACGTGATGAACAGCCTGCTGCAGAGCGTGGCGCAGCGCGGCACCGGCGCGAAGACCAACGTGCTCAAGCGCACCGACCTGGGCGGCAAGACCGGCACCACCAACGATTCGCGCGACGCGTGGTTCGCGGGCTTCCAGCACACGCTCGCCGCGATCGCCTGGATCGGCTACGACAACCCGCGCAGCCTCGGCGACCGCGAGACGGGCGGCGGCCTCGCGCTGCCGGTCTGGATCGACTACATGGGGCCGTCGCTGAAGAACGTGCCCGAGTACAAGATGCCGATGCCCGACGGCGTCACGACCATCGGCGACGAGCTGTTCTTCAGCGAATTCACGCCGGGCCACGGCTTCGTGTCGACCATCGGCGTGCAGGCGGCCTCACCCGACGACGCGTCGATCCCGCACGTCGACGCGCAGGAAAAGCAGGACATCATGAACCTGTTCCAGGGCGGCAACTGA
- the pilM gene encoding pilus assembly protein PilM, with amino-acid sequence MTGYRQWMAGRRLAAGIDVGQDVVRVAFVSRRGSVIGIERLECEPLDASHDVAGGDWAAVTRALARVAGRAGARLPVGRMPAAMALSCREVAMSMLDARLAADGPLEPAVLVEAERATGMARDSLAIDWCVNDILHPGRVMIASTDRARIDVRVEAAAAAGFGLTAIDGEPHAALRAIRQVAALEVEADAPYAAIWIGAGGMDGWRVEATTATTHVRAPSPARASVADALRELARRGGEIDCAFVGGALDEGVEDDARGGPGAIAARLAEIGDLLGCAALPFECAAYCRRPGIDAAACHSPRFAVAFGLGLRGVCE; translated from the coding sequence ATGACGGGGTATCGACAATGGATGGCCGGGCGGCGGCTTGCCGCCGGCATCGATGTGGGACAGGACGTGGTGCGGGTCGCGTTCGTGAGCCGGCGCGGCAGCGTGATTGGCATCGAGCGGCTGGAGTGCGAGCCGCTCGATGCGTCGCACGACGTGGCGGGCGGTGACTGGGCGGCGGTGACGCGCGCGCTGGCACGCGTGGCCGGGCGGGCCGGCGCGCGGCTGCCGGTCGGCCGGATGCCGGCGGCGATGGCGCTGTCGTGCCGCGAGGTCGCGATGTCGATGCTCGACGCGCGCCTCGCGGCGGACGGCCCGCTCGAACCGGCCGTGCTGGTCGAGGCCGAGCGCGCCACCGGCATGGCGCGCGATTCGCTCGCGATCGACTGGTGCGTCAACGACATCCTGCATCCCGGACGCGTGATGATCGCGTCGACCGACCGCGCGCGCATCGACGTGCGCGTCGAGGCGGCGGCGGCGGCCGGCTTCGGCCTGACCGCGATCGACGGCGAGCCGCATGCGGCGTTGCGAGCGATCCGGCAGGTCGCCGCGCTCGAGGTCGAGGCCGATGCGCCCTACGCGGCAATCTGGATCGGCGCCGGCGGCATGGACGGCTGGCGCGTCGAGGCGACTACCGCAACGACCCACGTGCGAGCGCCGTCGCCGGCCCGCGCGAGCGTTGCCGACGCGCTGCGCGAGCTGGCGCGGCGCGGCGGCGAGATCGATTGCGCGTTCGTGGGCGGGGCGCTCGACGAAGGCGTCGAGGATGACGCGCGCGGTGGGCCCGGCGCGATCGCGGCGCGGCTTGCCGAAATCGGCGACCTGCTCGGCTGTGCCGCACTGCCGTTCGAATGCGCGGCGTATTGCCGGCGGCCCGGGATCGATGCGGCGGCGTGCCATTCGCCGCGCTTCGCGGTGGCGTTCGGGCTCGGCCTGCGCGGGGTGTGCGAATGA